In Dromaius novaehollandiae isolate bDroNov1 chromosome 2, bDroNov1.hap1, whole genome shotgun sequence, one DNA window encodes the following:
- the NKIRAS1 gene encoding NF-kappa-B inhibitor-interacting Ras-like protein 1 isoform X1 — protein MGKGYKVVVCGMASVGKTAILEQLLYGKHTVGLEEGATMEDVYLASVETDRGVKEQLRLYDTRGLQEGVELPKHYFSVADGFVLVYAVTSLEAFQRVEVLKREIDVFRDKKEVTVIVLGNKTDLLEQRQVETEAAQQWARAEKVRLWEVTVTDRKTLLEPFTFLASKLSQSQNKSTFPLPGRKGKGNNCDN, from the exons ATGGGAAAGGGCTACAAGGTGGTGGTTTGTGGAATGGCGTCAGTGGGAAAAACTGCGATTTTGGAGCAGCTTCTCTATGGAAAACATACTGTTG GCTTAGAAGAGGGTGCAACAATGGAAGATGTGTATTTGGCTTCGGTGGAAACAGATCGAGGCGTAAAGGAACAGTTACGGCTTTATGACACTAGGGGTCTGCAGGAAGGTGTAGAATTGCCAAAACACTATTTCTCTGTTGCTGATGGCTTTGTTCTCGTGTATGCTGTGACCAGCCTCGAAGCTTTCCAAAGGGTTGAAGTGCTCAAAAGAGAGATCGACGTCTTTAGAGACAAAAAGGAG GTAACTGTTATTGTCTTGGGAAACAAAACGGACCTCCTGGAGCAAAGACAAGTGGAAACAGAAGCCGCACAGCAATGGGCAAGGGCTGAGAAAGTGAGACTGTGGGAAGTGACTGTGACAGATCGGAAAACACTGCTTGAGCCATTCACCTTCCTAGCTAGCAAACTCTCCCAGTCCCAGAACAAATCCACATTTCCCTTGCCTGGTAGGAAGGGCAAAGGGAATAACTGCGATAACTGA
- the RPL15 gene encoding large ribosomal subunit protein eL15, translating to MGAYKYIQELWRKKQSDVMRFLLRVRCWQYRQLSALHRAPRPTRPDKARRLGYKAKQGYVIYRIRVRRGGRKRPVPKGATYGKPVHHGVNQLKFARSLQSVAEERAGRHCGALRVLNSYWVGEDSTYKFFEVILIDPFHKAIRRNPDTQWITKPVHKHREMRGLTSAGRKSRGLGKGHKFHHTIGGSRRAAWRRRNTLQLHRYR from the exons ATGGGTGCCTACAAGTACATCCAAGAGCTATGGAGGAAAAAGCAGTCAGATGTGATGCGTTTCCTCCTTCGTGTCCGCTGTTGGCAGTATCGCCAGTTGTCTGCCTTGCATCGAGCTCCCCGGCCAACCAGACCAGACAAAGCTCGGAGGCTGGGATACAAGGCTAAGCAAG GTTACGTTATCTACCGCATCCGTGTTCGCCGTGGTGGTCGTAAACGCCCTGTCCCAAAAGGTGCAACCTATGGTAAACCTGTGCATCATGGAGTTAACCAGCTGAAGTTTGCCCGGAGTCTTCAGTCTGTAGCAGAG gaACGTGCTGGCCGTCACTGTGGGGCTCTGAGAGTCTTGAACTCCTATTGGGTGGGTGAAGACTCCACTTACAAGTTTTTCGAAGTGATCCTGATTGATCCCTTCCATAAGGCCATCAGGCGCAACCCTGATACCCAATGGATCACCAAGCCAGTTCACAAACACAGAGAGATGCGTGGGCTGACATCAGCCGGACGGAAGAGTCGTGGTCTTGGCAAGGGCCACAAATTCCATCATACCATTGGTGGCTCGCGTCGTGCTGCCTGGAGAAGACGCAATACCCTGCAGCTGCACCGTTACCGTTAA
- the NKIRAS1 gene encoding NF-kappa-B inhibitor-interacting Ras-like protein 1 isoform X2, with protein MGGGVGARRPRPARLSGRRGTPCPGLEEGATMEDVYLASVETDRGVKEQLRLYDTRGLQEGVELPKHYFSVADGFVLVYAVTSLEAFQRVEVLKREIDVFRDKKEVTVIVLGNKTDLLEQRQVETEAAQQWARAEKVRLWEVTVTDRKTLLEPFTFLASKLSQSQNKSTFPLPGRKGKGNNCDN; from the exons ATGGGAGGCGGGGTCGGGGCCCGGCGCCCCAGGCCGGCGCGGCTCAGCGGGCGCCGGGGGACGCCGTGCCCAG GCTTAGAAGAGGGTGCAACAATGGAAGATGTGTATTTGGCTTCGGTGGAAACAGATCGAGGCGTAAAGGAACAGTTACGGCTTTATGACACTAGGGGTCTGCAGGAAGGTGTAGAATTGCCAAAACACTATTTCTCTGTTGCTGATGGCTTTGTTCTCGTGTATGCTGTGACCAGCCTCGAAGCTTTCCAAAGGGTTGAAGTGCTCAAAAGAGAGATCGACGTCTTTAGAGACAAAAAGGAG GTAACTGTTATTGTCTTGGGAAACAAAACGGACCTCCTGGAGCAAAGACAAGTGGAAACAGAAGCCGCACAGCAATGGGCAAGGGCTGAGAAAGTGAGACTGTGGGAAGTGACTGTGACAGATCGGAAAACACTGCTTGAGCCATTCACCTTCCTAGCTAGCAAACTCTCCCAGTCCCAGAACAAATCCACATTTCCCTTGCCTGGTAGGAAGGGCAAAGGGAATAACTGCGATAACTGA